In Methyloprofundus sedimenti, the genomic window TCAGCGGAAGGAAGGAAACAAATGAATCAAAAGAACTTTTATATTGTGATGCTTGCGCTATGCACCGCTTGTAGTTCAGCATCAGGTTCACAAACAACTGAATTTACCTTTGTGGATACCAGTACTCAAAAAAGTCCTGAATATTATCAATATTCAGTTGTTCAGGCCGGCGATAACTACAACTTTAAATTTGACAAGTCACCCGCAGATAACGCAAGCAAATTAAAAGCAGGCTACCATGTACTTCAGTCTATCTTCAAAGATGACTCAATTAATAAAACACATAGCGAAAGTTATATACGCGAGCGAGCACGCTGCTATGTTTTCGATAGCCGTTTTCACACCTACAGTCTTTGTTTTTTACCCAATGATTTTAGCCTGAAAGATAAGGGCCGATTTTGGGGTTTTGTGACCCAAGTGCCCAACTGGAAATGGCTATTTACGCGGTTTTTCTTACCCCTGTTACTGATTTATGGCCTGGTTTTTTATACAGCGAGATGCAAAAAAACTCACATAAGTGAAATTTAGCTTGCCTGCTCAGCATAGTTACGCCCACTTCCCTCCCCCAACGCCATGAAACAAACATCAATAATCATAGTATTCCTGCTCTTATCATCCTGCGGGCGCCCCACTCCTCCGGTTTACGATAAAATATCTCAGGATGCAATTATTCTGGCGTTTGGTGATAGCCTGACGTATGGAACAGGATCCTCAGAAAGCGCAAACTACCCCAGCTTATTAAGTACTTTAAGCCAGCACAAGGTTATCAACGCAGGCATTACAGGTGAAATTAGCCATATTGGACTCAAGCGACTCCCCGTTTTATTAGATAAATATCAACCTGAATTAATGATTCTTATTCATGGGGGCAATGATATGTTGAGAAGAATTCCGCAACAGCAAATTGCCAGCAATCTACGCCAGATGATTAATGAAGCCAGGCAGCGTAATATTAAAGTAGTCATGTTGGGGGTACCCAAACCCCGGTTTTTTTTTATTAAGCAGTGCAGAAATATATCAGCAAGTTGCCGAAGAGCAACAAGTCCCGATTGATCTGGAAACATTACCGAAAATACTAGGCGATAATGATTTGAAGTCAGATAGAATTCACCCCAATAATGCCGGATACAGATTGATGGCAGATAATATTTTTAATTTATTAATTAGCTCAGGGGCTTTGTAATTCAGCACTTAATCAATGATAGCCTTCAGAACTGACTACACCGTGTAAATCATGAAAAAACGGCCTACACTAACAAATTTTATGTCACTAACCGAGGGGCTTTATAGTATCAAAAGAACAACGCTACTCAGCTATTATTACCCTGATTATCACGCTGATTATCATAACGCCGCTATGTGGCTTTTTGTTTCAGTGTGGCTGTGATTGGCCATGGGCAGGGCTGGATAGTAAGTGCAATTTTTATACCGCCTATGCAGAGCATAAATGCCCCTGGTGCGTATCGATGCGCACGGGAATGTTATCAACAGGAATCGCTATTATTGCTGGCGTATGCGCTGCAATGGCTGAATTACGTTTATTAACCGGCCAACAGGCTATCACGAAAATCATGCTGCGCACCTTATTCGGTATTATTGCTTTTCTATTAATGGCCACCCTAACCTCTGGAATAGCAGCTTTGCGACAGGATTATCCACTGGGTATAGGCGGTTATATTATCGCTGTAAAAGCGTTAAATCTGTCTAATGGTGGCTAATACTTTTACCCCCTTAGACATTATCAAGCTTGCCTAAATCAAGGGAGCACTCATTAATACCGCTACCAATGAAATACTAAGTTATTGAATTATAATGGTTAAGTATAAATATTTTCCATGTTTTTTAAATAAATATATGATCGTTTTTGAAACAATGACTTTGACAGTTGTATATTATTCTTCTGGTGCAATTTCTAATAAACGATTTTCGTAAGCTATTGTTTGTCACTGTAGTGTTGATGATTTAATTTACTGGTAGCGGCATTCGGGCCAGCCATTGATTTTTCCCCCTTTATTTACCTTGATTCCAAAAATATGAGCTCAGCCGCGATTAAAAACTTTTTTTCTATCGCTGAGAAATAATGAATTTGCCATTTGGGACCTGAACATCCCTCCGTGCAGATCCGCACACGGGGTGCTGTGGGAGAGCTGGGAAGAAACCAGCTTTTACCTGATTAGCTGACTGGGTTAAAATACAAACATTTCTTGAAGTAACTCACATAACTCAACTTGAATATTTTCATTAAGAGTACCTAATTTTTTTACTAATCGTGTTTTATCAACAGCTCTAATTTGGTCTAAGAGTATAAGACTTTTTTTTCCATTAAAATCACATTTAACTCGACAAGGATATTCAAAACCCTGAGTAGTCATTGGAGCAACAAGAGTTGTAGATAACACAGACATTTCATTTGGAGAAATAACGACACAAGGTCTGGTTTTATTTATTTCTCTTCCTTTGGTTGGGTTAAGGTTTACCAGCCATATTTCAAACCTATTAATACTAGAAACTACCATTCTGATTCATCGTCTACGGTCAACTCAGCATCAAGCCACTCGCTGTCAATGACCTCCTCCCCATGACAAGCTAATAGGGTATTGATTGATTCTGCCCATCCTTTT contains:
- a CDS encoding GDSL-type esterase/lipase family protein: MKQTSIIIVFLLLSSCGRPTPPVYDKISQDAIILAFGDSLTYGTGSSESANYPSLLSTLSQHKVINAGITGEISHIGLKRLPVLLDKYQPELMILIHGGNDMLRRIPQQQIASNLRQMINEARQRNIKVVMLGVPKPRFFFIKQCRNISASCRRATSPD
- a CDS encoding type II toxin-antitoxin system PemK/MazF family toxin encodes the protein MVVSSINRFEIWLVNLNPTKGREINKTRPCVVISPNEMSVLSTTLVAPMTTQGFEYPCRVKCDFNGKKSLILLDQIRAVDKTRLVKKLGTLNENIQVELCELLQEMFVF